A region from the Medicago truncatula cultivar Jemalong A17 chromosome 6, MtrunA17r5.0-ANR, whole genome shotgun sequence genome encodes:
- the LOC25495287 gene encoding plant cysteine oxidase 2 codes for MGIERTLADRKGRDFCELPKETITSSRSRRNRRRQKKMPPVQKLFETCKEVFASSGTGIVPPAEDIDKLRSVLDGIKPEDVDLDPNMPYFRANASHRRPKITYLHIYECEKFSMGIFCLPPSGVIPLHNHPGMTVFSKLLFGTMHIKSYDWVVDLPPESPTIFKPSESPDLRLAKVKVDDDFTAPCNPSILYPEDGGNLHCFTAVTACAVLDVLGPPYSDFDGRHCTYYTNYPFSNFQVEGLSIPEEERSVYEWLQEKDQLEDLKVEGRMYSGPTIVES; via the exons atGGGGATAGAGAGAACCTTAGCTGATAGAAAAGGAAGAGATTTTTGTGAATTGCCAAAGGAAACAATTACTAGCAGCAGGTCAAGGAGGAACCGGCGGCGTCAGAAGAAGATGCCGCCGGTTCAGAAACTTTTTGAGACTTGTAAGGAAGTCTTTGCTTCTAGTGGGACAGGAATTGTCCCACCAGCTGAGGACATTGATAAGTTGCGGTCTGTTTTAG ATGGAATAAAACCAGAAGATGTTGACTTGGATCCTAATATGCCATATTTCCGGGCAAATGCATCTCACAGAAGGCCAAAAATTACATACTTGCACATTTACGAGTGCGAGAAATTCTCA ATGGGAATATTTTGTTTGCCACCTTCTGGTGTTATTCCTCTACATAATCACCCTGGAATGACAGTTTTTAGTAAGCTACTTTTTGGAACTATGCACATCAAATCATATGATTGGGTGGTTGACTTGCCTCCTGAATCTCCTACCATTTTCAAACCCTCAGAAA GTCCTGACTTGAGGTTAGCAAAAGTGAAGGTTGATGATGATTTCACTGCTCCTTGCAACCCTTCTATCTTATATCCCGAGGATGGTGGCAACTTGCATTGTTTCACAGCAGTGACAGCATGTGCAGTTCTTGATGTTCTCGGTCCTCCATATTCTGATTTTGATGGAAGACACTGCACATACTACACTAATTATCCATTTTCCAACTTCCAAG TTGAAGGACTATCCATACCAGAAGAGGAAAGGAGTGTTTATGAATGGCTACAAGAAAAGGACCAACTTGAAGATTTAAAAGTGGAAGGAAGAATGTACAGTGGTCCAACTATTGTGGAGAGTTAG